The Gammaproteobacteria bacterium genome includes a region encoding these proteins:
- a CDS encoding chemotaxis response regulator protein-glutamate methylesterase: MIDVLVVDDSALIRQLLSAILSSADDINVIATASDPYVARDKIKQLNPDVLTLDIEMPRMDGVTFLGNLMRLRPMPVVMVSTLTEQGADITLRALELGAVDFIAKPKLDVAQMLPHYSEEIVAKVRAAASASVKPLERAPPISKKDVENRVLKNNKKMSHFRTTDRIIGIGSSTGGTEAIKDVLRNLSPDMPGIVISQHIPAAFSAPFAERVNGITDLSVMQAVDGQQILSGHVYIAPGDAHLLVRRNGARYVCALSDAPEVNRHRPSVDVMFRSLAKNAGSNAIAVMLTGMGADGATGMGEMKEVGAHTLAQDEKSSVVWGMPGEAYKRGFVDELQPLLAIGERLRQLSGE, translated from the coding sequence ATGATAGATGTATTGGTGGTAGATGATTCTGCTTTGATTCGGCAACTGTTGAGTGCCATTCTTTCATCTGCGGATGATATTAATGTGATTGCAACAGCATCTGACCCGTATGTGGCACGAGATAAAATTAAGCAGCTGAACCCCGATGTGTTGACGCTGGATATTGAGATGCCGCGTATGGATGGGGTGACATTTTTGGGTAATTTAATGCGGTTGAGGCCAATGCCGGTGGTGATGGTGTCAACTCTGACTGAACAGGGCGCGGACATTACCTTGCGTGCATTGGAGTTGGGTGCAGTTGATTTTATTGCCAAACCAAAATTGGATGTTGCGCAGATGTTGCCTCATTATTCTGAGGAGATTGTGGCCAAGGTTAGAGCAGCGGCAAGCGCCAGTGTAAAACCTTTGGAAAGAGCGCCGCCTATTTCAAAAAAGGACGTTGAAAATCGAGTTTTGAAAAATAATAAAAAAATGAGTCATTTTCGTACCACGGATCGAATTATCGGCATAGGTTCTTCAACGGGCGGTACGGAGGCGATCAAAGATGTTTTGCGTAATCTGTCACCGGACATGCCAGGTATTGTTATTTCTCAGCACATTCCTGCGGCGTTTAGTGCTCCGTTTGCTGAGCGCGTTAATGGCATTACCGATCTTTCTGTGATGCAGGCCGTTGATGGGCAGCAGATTTTATCAGGCCATGTTTACATCGCTCCAGGGGATGCCCATCTGTTGGTTCGCAGAAACGGTGCGCGTTATGTGTGTGCGTTGAGTGATGCGCCGGAGGTGAATCGTCATCGTCCCTCTGTGGATGTGATGTTTCGTTCACTGGCGAAAAATGCGGGGAGCAACGCCATTGCGGTGATGTTGACGGGCATGGGAGCCGATGGTGCAACGGGCATGGGCGAGATGAAAGAGGTGGGCGCGCACACCTTGGCGCAGGATGAAAAGTCGAGTGTGGTTTGGGGGATGCCAGGGGAGGCGTACAAACGCGGCTTTGTGGATGAGTTACAGCCACTGCTTGCCATTGGAGAGCGTTTGCGTCAATTGAGTGGCGAGTAA
- the cheD gene encoding chemoreceptor glutamine deamidase CheD — protein sequence MPKPEKKRALVGFEAINRYWDKTNSSMAAKILPGEYYVTSTDEIITTVLGSCISACIWDQGRGIGGMNHFMLPSNESGGWGGSDLVSTATRYGNHAMEQMINSILKHGGRRGRLSVKIFGGGKIISSMSDVGKKNIKFVEDYINNEELTLLAEDVGGGQARKVIFYPKTGRARVKRLKNLHNNTVLQRDRNYQDTIVDEPFEGTVELF from the coding sequence GTGCCAAAACCTGAAAAGAAACGGGCGTTGGTCGGTTTTGAGGCAATCAATCGATACTGGGATAAAACCAACAGCAGCATGGCCGCAAAAATATTGCCTGGTGAATATTACGTCACCTCTACTGATGAGATCATTACTACGGTGTTGGGTTCTTGTATTTCAGCCTGTATTTGGGATCAAGGGCGGGGCATTGGCGGTATGAATCATTTTATGCTGCCCTCCAATGAGAGTGGAGGCTGGGGTGGCAGTGACTTGGTTAGTACGGCGACCCGTTATGGAAACCACGCTATGGAGCAGATGATTAACAGTATTTTGAAGCACGGCGGTCGCAGAGGGCGACTATCAGTAAAAATATTTGGGGGGGGAAAAATCATCAGCTCTATGTCTGATGTTGGGAAAAAAAACATTAAGTTTGTGGAAGATTACATTAACAATGAGGAGCTCACTTTACTGGCCGAAGATGTGGGGGGGGGGCAAGCCAGAAAAGTGATCTTTTACCCTAAGACAGGTCGTGCCAGAGTAAAACGGCTGAAAAATTTACACAATAATACGGTATTACAAAGAGACAGAAATTACCAAGATACGATTGTAGATGAGCCGTTTGAAGGCACTGTGGAGCTTTTTTAA